A region of Flavobacterium indicum GPTSA100-9 = DSM 17447 DNA encodes the following proteins:
- a CDS encoding single-stranded DNA-binding protein, with amino-acid sequence MKNSVQLIGHVGQDPEIKNLEGGKKLANITLATNEVYYRDNGDKVEKTEWHRISAWGKTAEIIERFVTKGKEIAIEGKLTHRSYEDKDGNKRFVTEVVANELLLLGK; translated from the coding sequence ATGAAAAATTCAGTACAATTAATCGGACACGTTGGGCAAGACCCAGAAATCAAAAACCTTGAAGGAGGAAAAAAATTAGCTAATATTACTTTAGCTACGAATGAAGTTTATTATCGTGATAATGGAGACAAAGTCGAAAAAACCGAATGGCATCGTATTTCCGCTTGGGGTAAAACGGCAGAAATTATCGAACGTTTTGTAACCAAAGGAAAAGAAATTGCGATTGAAGGTAAACTCACACACCGAAGTTATGAGGATAAAGACGGGAATAAACGTTTTGTAACCGAAGTGGTTGCTAATGAATTACTTCTTCTTGGTAAGTAA
- a CDS encoding single-stranded DNA-binding protein — MKNRVQLIGHVGQEPEIKLVNGKKVATLTIATNDFYYNDKKEKIEQTEWHRVSAWGKIAEIIEKYVNKGKEVAVEGKLTHKSYEDKDGNKRYVTEINVNELMLLGK; from the coding sequence ATGAAAAACAGAGTACAATTAATCGGACATGTAGGTCAAGAACCTGAAATCAAATTAGTAAATGGTAAAAAAGTGGCTACGCTTACAATCGCAACCAATGATTTTTACTATAATGATAAAAAAGAAAAAATAGAACAAACCGAATGGCATCGTGTAAGTGCTTGGGGTAAAATAGCAGAAATTATCGAAAAATATGTAAATAAAGGGAAAGAAGTAGCCGTTGAAGGTAAATTAACACACAAAAGTTATGAGGATAAAGACGGGAATAAGCGTTATGTCACTGAGATAAATGTGAATGAATTGATGTTGTTGGGGAAATAA
- a CDS encoding DUF6265 family protein: protein MKNLFSILTLFIFGSIFSQNTLHYNDEKGSPKATLQDIQWFQGIWKGQDGNTFSEEIWSAPGGKTMHFSFKMWNENEVIFYEIGHVVEKDKSLELQIKHFDKDLKGWEKQEESENFKLVKIDKNRIYFDKITYEKISDQEMNVYVYDEESKRELQFNLKK, encoded by the coding sequence ATGAAAAACCTATTCTCAATTCTAACCCTTTTTATTTTTGGTAGTATTTTTAGCCAAAACACCTTACATTATAATGATGAAAAAGGAAGTCCGAAAGCAACTTTACAAGACATTCAATGGTTTCAGGGCATTTGGAAAGGTCAAGATGGCAATACCTTTTCAGAAGAAATTTGGAGTGCTCCAGGAGGAAAAACCATGCATTTTTCATTTAAAATGTGGAATGAGAACGAAGTAATTTTTTATGAAATAGGTCATGTAGTTGAAAAAGACAAATCCTTAGAGTTGCAAATCAAACATTTTGATAAAGATTTAAAAGGTTGGGAAAAACAAGAGGAAAGTGAAAATTTCAAATTGGTTAAAATTGACAAAAATCGCATCTATTTTGATAAAATCACGTATGAAAAAATAAGTGATCAAGAAATGAATGTATATGTTTATGATGAAGAATCAAAACGTGAATTACAATTTAATTTAAAAAAGTAA
- a CDS encoding SDR family oxidoreductase translates to MNISLLGCGWLGLPLAQHLIATGHVVKGSTTSIDKKEVLKSISIEPFLIVLKEDKFEGDMSNFLHQSEILIIDIPPKLRGLVKENFVQKIKNLIPYIEQSTIKKVLFISSTSVYADTENLPYITEETIPNPDTESGKQLYEVEQLLQNNNKFETTILRFGGLIGVNRNPINMLAGRTDVANPEAPINFIHQTDCIGVIEAILNQNSWNEIYNAVGLDHILRKEYYTSKAKELGLTPPQFNYENTSVGKYVLNAKIKNKLGYTFKVEA, encoded by the coding sequence ATGAATATTTCCCTATTAGGTTGTGGATGGTTAGGTTTACCTTTAGCTCAACATCTTATTGCAACTGGTCATGTAGTTAAAGGCAGTACTACTTCAATTGATAAAAAAGAGGTTCTAAAATCGATTTCAATTGAACCGTTTTTAATTGTATTAAAGGAAGACAAATTTGAAGGAGATATGAGCAATTTTCTTCATCAATCAGAAATACTTATCATTGATATCCCTCCTAAATTAAGAGGATTAGTGAAAGAAAATTTTGTTCAAAAAATAAAAAATTTAATTCCCTATATCGAGCAAAGTACAATTAAAAAAGTACTTTTTATAAGTTCCACTTCTGTCTATGCCGACACTGAAAATTTACCATACATAACTGAAGAAACCATTCCAAATCCTGATACTGAAAGTGGCAAACAATTATATGAAGTAGAACAACTACTTCAAAACAACAACAAATTTGAAACGACTATTCTTCGTTTTGGAGGATTAATTGGCGTGAATAGAAATCCGATTAACATGTTGGCTGGAAGAACGGATGTAGCCAATCCAGAGGCTCCAATAAATTTTATACATCAAACTGATTGCATTGGCGTTATCGAAGCCATACTTAATCAAAACAGTTGGAATGAAATTTACAATGCTGTTGGTTTAGATCATATTCTAAGAAAAGAGTATTATACTTCTAAAGCAAAAGAATTAGGCTTAACTCCTCCGCAATTTAACTATGAAAACACCAGTGTTGGAAAATATGTTTTGAATGCAAAAATTAAAAATAAATTAGGCTATACTTTTAAAGTTGAAGCATAA
- a CDS encoding DUF5689 domain-containing protein: MKNIKFLLTAALTATLFGCVNTDNYGAPDLSGECSDLTVTKQVVDVKAMATGTAQQYTNDDVIEAYVTSSDEGGNFYKSISMVSTDGATGFTMPIDAYNLYTKYEPGRKVFIKLKDRYFANNSQTASFEIGNLYNATQIGRVSGVEYEEVVKRGCDKVDESTLVNNLSIAAAKNNANMHKLIEFSNVQFADESLGKKYFDPTLNNLGGATNHIIKDVAGNSIIVRVSEFANFAANSIPNGNGKIRGVLTKYGSDYQFMIRTLNDVQLTSPRIVPLFEEPFTTNFPNWVKQNVVGAQVWGTTTFGNPAPCALMNGFSGGNQNNEDWLISPAINLSNVTNGILTFETSTRFSGPALTVWVSTNYDGTSAPSTATWTQLTAANFPVWTSGSFTPWTSSGALDITAYTGNSNFRVAFKYTSTTAGAASWEVDNVKVIGQ; the protein is encoded by the coding sequence ATGAAAAATATTAAATTTTTATTAACGGCAGCTCTTACTGCAACTTTGTTTGGTTGTGTAAATACAGATAATTATGGAGCGCCAGATTTATCAGGTGAATGTTCAGATTTAACTGTAACAAAACAAGTAGTTGATGTTAAAGCTATGGCTACTGGAACGGCTCAACAATACACGAACGACGATGTTATTGAAGCTTATGTAACTTCAAGTGACGAAGGAGGAAACTTCTATAAGTCTATTTCTATGGTTTCTACTGATGGAGCTACAGGTTTTACTATGCCTATTGATGCGTATAATTTATACACTAAATATGAACCAGGAAGAAAAGTATTTATTAAATTAAAAGATAGATATTTTGCTAATAATTCACAAACGGCTTCTTTTGAAATAGGAAATTTATACAATGCTACTCAAATTGGTAGAGTTTCAGGTGTAGAATATGAAGAGGTAGTAAAAAGAGGTTGTGATAAAGTTGATGAGTCAACTCTTGTAAATAATTTAAGTATTGCTGCAGCTAAAAACAATGCGAATATGCATAAATTAATTGAGTTCTCTAATGTGCAATTTGCAGACGAATCTTTAGGAAAAAAATATTTTGATCCTACATTAAATAATTTAGGAGGTGCTACCAATCATATTATTAAAGATGTAGCAGGAAATTCTATTATTGTACGTGTGAGTGAATTTGCAAATTTTGCAGCTAACTCAATTCCAAATGGAAATGGTAAAATCCGTGGAGTATTAACTAAATATGGAAGCGATTATCAATTCATGATTCGTACATTAAATGATGTTCAATTAACAAGCCCAAGAATTGTTCCTTTATTTGAAGAACCTTTCACAACAAATTTCCCTAATTGGGTGAAACAAAATGTTGTGGGGGCTCAAGTTTGGGGTACAACTACATTTGGTAATCCTGCACCTTGTGCTTTAATGAATGGATTTAGTGGTGGAAATCAGAATAATGAAGATTGGTTAATTTCTCCTGCTATTAATTTGTCAAATGTAACTAATGGTATTTTAACTTTTGAAACAAGTACTCGTTTTAGCGGACCTGCTTTAACGGTATGGGTATCTACAAATTATGATGGAACTAGTGCGCCAAGTACCGCTACTTGGACACAATTAACAGCAGCTAATTTCCCAGTATGGACAAGTGGTAGCTTTACACCTTGGACTTCTTCCGGTGCTTTAGATATTACTGCATATACAGGAAATTCAAACTTTAGAGTTGCATTTAAATATACTTCTACAACTGCAGGCGCTGCATCTTGGGAAGTTGATAATGTTAAAGTAATAGGACAATAG
- a CDS encoding DUF5017 domain-containing protein encodes MKKNILKTTLAAFALITFGCEVDDTALPKVTTTIMKEDFQSATNNTDLDITGWVNYNEVGTWKWREKTFSGNGYAEFSAFGSGAAVNLAWLISPELDLDANPNAGIAFKVAQHHLDVDAEGNSLKVLISFDYDGTNFATATWTDITAQANIPTKSVAWYEFKSSKIDLSNYTGKAHIAFKFKGSGTDTTLDGAFQVDDFIFFKQDN; translated from the coding sequence ATGAAAAAAAACATTTTAAAAACAACATTAGCTGCGTTTGCACTAATTACTTTTGGTTGCGAAGTTGACGATACAGCACTTCCAAAGGTGACAACTACCATCATGAAAGAAGATTTTCAATCAGCTACTAACAATACTGATTTGGATATTACTGGATGGGTTAATTATAATGAAGTAGGTACATGGAAATGGAGAGAAAAAACTTTTAGCGGAAATGGATATGCTGAATTCAGTGCTTTTGGATCTGGAGCTGCTGTTAATTTAGCGTGGTTGATTTCTCCAGAATTGGATTTAGATGCCAATCCTAATGCTGGAATAGCATTTAAAGTAGCGCAACATCATTTAGATGTAGATGCTGAAGGAAATTCTTTAAAAGTGTTAATTTCATTTGACTATGATGGAACTAACTTTGCTACAGCTACTTGGACTGATATTACTGCACAAGCTAATATTCCAACTAAAAGTGTAGCTTGGTATGAATTCAAATCTAGTAAAATCGATTTATCAAATTATACTGGTAAAGCACACATCGCATTTAAATTTAAAGGATCGGGTACTGATACTACTTTAGATGGTGCGTTCCAAGTGGATGACTTTATTTTCTTTAAACAAGACAATTAA
- a CDS encoding TonB-dependent receptor — protein MKKLALSLLFLFQVVLVMAQSQSIVKGKIVDSKTQTPIGGVKVMVQLSEQSVVTNNLGDFTIKEVPVGEQVLVVSQNGYTTKNYTIQVVDKQTLDVGLILMDEDITAEQQLSLITITENDLGDDNSGSESTAGLLQSSRDAFQQAAAFNWGQARFRMRGLDNEYGTTMINGIVMNKLYDGRPQWSNWGGLNDVTRNQEFTLGTAPSDYTFGGILGTQEINTRASLFRKGNRISFSGTNTNYSWRTMATTNSGLMKNGWAYSVSVSRRWAKEGYFEGTDYAANSVFASVEKRFNEKHSLNFTSIYAQNSRGKSSPNTQEVTDLAGIKYNSYWGWQNGKKRNSRDKDIEEPILMLSHYWKLTNRTTLNTNVAYQQGYIANSRLDYQGANNPDPTYYRNLPSYYINGDAAGDLNSPLVTSATNYFLNNKQLDWNAMYIANQNSANAGRSVYALYEDRTEDKQITANSILFSDLSDNIKLNAGATFRKLKSHNFQHLTDLLGGQYFLDVDPFYTGDATQSDLNNPNRAIQVGDKYGYNYNLNATVIDAFTQFKFTYDVADFYLAQSFSKSEYQRDGIYKNGIYANNSYGKSEKQTFENFGFKGGMTYKITGQHLLDINAAYMTKAPNLRNTFANARLNNNITPDINSERIASVDASYIIRTPKLKTRLTGFASKIQNATEISFFYGELSGDDSGADGNEDAFISEILTGIDKKNIGAELGIEYQITSTIKATAAASYGQYLYSNNPTLFINDDAQASATNSFPVQSFGSAYLKNYRLPGMPQTAASFELEYRAPQFWWVSADINYLSDSYLDVSNILRTQNFVTNPSTGLSYDGATLETVSGALKQQKFDAFNLVNISGGKSWRIDSTTLGFFASINNVFDTTYRTGGFEQSRKANYSDYQADNQYGRPAFGPKYFYGYGRTYFLNVYVNF, from the coding sequence ATGAAAAAACTTGCATTAAGTCTTTTATTTTTATTTCAGGTTGTGCTAGTCATGGCCCAAAGTCAATCAATTGTCAAAGGAAAGATAGTTGATTCTAAAACTCAAACCCCAATTGGTGGAGTAAAAGTGATGGTTCAGTTATCAGAACAATCCGTTGTTACGAATAACCTTGGAGATTTCACTATTAAAGAGGTGCCTGTGGGAGAACAAGTATTAGTAGTTTCTCAAAATGGGTATACTACTAAAAACTACACTATTCAAGTTGTTGACAAGCAAACGCTAGACGTAGGATTAATCCTTATGGATGAAGATATTACAGCAGAACAACAATTAAGTTTAATAACGATTACTGAGAATGATTTAGGTGATGACAACAGTGGATCTGAAAGTACTGCAGGTTTGTTACAGTCTTCAAGAGATGCCTTTCAACAAGCAGCGGCCTTTAACTGGGGTCAGGCTCGTTTTAGAATGAGAGGTTTAGATAATGAATACGGTACAACTATGATTAATGGTATCGTAATGAATAAACTATATGATGGTAGACCGCAATGGAGTAACTGGGGTGGTTTGAATGATGTAACAAGAAATCAGGAATTCACATTAGGTACAGCACCTTCAGATTATACTTTTGGGGGTATTTTAGGTACTCAAGAAATCAATACAAGAGCTTCATTGTTTAGAAAAGGTAATAGAATTTCATTTTCTGGTACTAATACCAATTATTCTTGGAGAACAATGGCAACTACAAATTCAGGTTTAATGAAGAATGGTTGGGCATATAGTGTTTCAGTTTCTAGAAGATGGGCAAAAGAAGGTTATTTTGAAGGAACTGATTATGCTGCAAATTCTGTTTTTGCAAGTGTTGAAAAAAGATTTAACGAAAAACATAGTTTAAACTTCACAAGTATCTATGCACAAAACAGTAGAGGTAAATCTTCTCCAAATACTCAAGAAGTTACAGATTTAGCAGGTATTAAGTATAATTCATACTGGGGATGGCAAAACGGAAAAAAACGTAATTCAAGAGATAAAGATATTGAAGAGCCAATTTTAATGTTAAGTCACTACTGGAAATTAACAAATAGAACTACTTTAAATACGAACGTTGCTTATCAACAAGGATATATTGCTAATAGTAGATTAGATTATCAAGGAGCTAATAATCCTGATCCAACCTATTATAGAAATTTACCTAGTTACTACATTAATGGTGATGCTGCAGGTGATTTAAATAGTCCTCTAGTTACTTCTGCTACAAATTATTTTTTAAATAATAAACAATTAGATTGGAATGCAATGTATATTGCCAATCAAAATTCTGCAAATGCAGGTAGAAGTGTATACGCATTGTATGAAGATAGAACAGAAGACAAACAAATAACAGCTAATTCAATTTTATTCTCTGACTTATCAGATAATATTAAATTAAATGCAGGTGCTACATTCAGAAAATTAAAATCTCATAACTTCCAACACTTAACGGATTTATTAGGAGGACAATATTTCTTAGATGTTGATCCATTCTACACAGGAGATGCAACACAATCGGATTTAAATAATCCAAATAGAGCAATTCAAGTTGGAGATAAATATGGATACAATTATAACCTAAATGCAACAGTTATAGATGCATTTACTCAGTTCAAATTTACTTATGATGTTGCTGATTTTTATTTAGCTCAATCATTCTCAAAAAGTGAATACCAAAGAGATGGAATTTATAAAAATGGTATTTATGCAAATAATTCATATGGTAAAAGTGAAAAACAAACTTTTGAAAACTTCGGATTCAAAGGGGGTATGACATACAAAATAACGGGTCAACATTTGTTAGATATCAACGCTGCTTATATGACTAAAGCGCCTAATCTAAGAAATACTTTTGCTAATGCTCGTTTAAACAATAATATTACACCAGATATTAATAGCGAAAGAATTGCAAGCGTTGATGCTTCTTACATTATTAGAACGCCAAAATTAAAAACGCGTTTAACTGGTTTTGCTTCAAAAATTCAAAATGCAACTGAAATCTCATTCTTCTATGGTGAATTATCTGGAGATGATTCAGGTGCTGATGGAAACGAAGATGCATTTATTAGTGAAATTTTAACGGGTATAGACAAAAAGAATATTGGAGCTGAATTAGGTATTGAATACCAAATTACTTCTACAATTAAAGCAACTGCTGCTGCTTCATATGGTCAATATTTATATAGCAATAATCCAACGTTATTTATTAATGATGACGCACAAGCTTCAGCTACAAATTCGTTCCCTGTTCAAAGTTTTGGATCGGCTTACTTGAAAAATTACCGTTTACCAGGTATGCCTCAAACAGCGGCTTCTTTTGAATTAGAATATAGAGCTCCACAGTTTTGGTGGGTGAGTGCAGATATTAACTATTTAAGTGATTCTTATTTAGATGTGTCTAATATTTTAAGAACTCAGAATTTCGTTACTAATCCTTCAACTGGTTTAAGTTATGATGGAGCAACTTTGGAAACTGTTTCAGGTGCGTTAAAGCAACAAAAATTTGACGCTTTCAATCTTGTAAACATCTCTGGAGGTAAATCATGGAGAATTGATTCTACTACATTAGGATTTTTTGCTTCAATCAACAACGTATTTGATACTACTTACAGAACAGGTGGTTTTGAACAATCTAGAAAAGCGAATTATTCAGATTATCAAGCAGATAATCAATATGGAAGACCTGCATTTGGTCCTAAATATTTTTATGGATACGGAAGAACTTATTTCTTAAATGTATATGTTAACTTCTAA
- a CDS encoding endonuclease/exonuclease/phosphatase family protein, protein MKIKPYLTFLLGIFSIAVTTAQDKKFAVHTVAFYNLENLFDTINDPTVNDEDFIYTKENYTKKLTNLSRVISQLGTGENQNNAPVVLGVAEIENRKVLEDLVKMPLLKDKNYGVIHFDSPDKRGIDCGFLYQKKHFTPTSFKNYPLMITEDNTDKKSKEKDKDKVEDTDDNVIDAKTKRIYTRDQILMTGLLDGEEMHFIVNHWPSRRGGEKKSSPLREAAAALNKKIIDSLQAINPNAKIFTMGDLNDGPFNKSVKEVLGAKGDEKEVKPLGLYNPAEKMLKKGIGTLAHRDAWDFFDQIIFTEPLLRKDYSSWRYWKAGVYNKPFMIQQTGQYKGYALRNSSTEPGFSDHFPSYIYLIKEVK, encoded by the coding sequence ATGAAAATTAAACCATACTTAACCTTTTTATTAGGAATTTTTAGTATTGCAGTTACAACAGCACAAGACAAAAAATTTGCAGTTCATACTGTTGCGTTCTACAATTTAGAAAATTTATTTGATACAATTAATGATCCAACTGTAAACGACGAAGACTTTATTTATACTAAAGAAAATTACACCAAAAAACTAACGAACCTGTCACGAGTTATATCTCAATTAGGAACTGGCGAAAATCAAAACAACGCTCCTGTTGTGCTTGGTGTAGCTGAAATTGAAAACAGAAAAGTGTTAGAAGACTTGGTAAAAATGCCATTATTAAAAGATAAAAATTATGGTGTAATTCATTTTGATTCTCCTGACAAAAGAGGTATTGACTGTGGTTTTTTATACCAAAAGAAACATTTTACTCCTACAAGCTTTAAGAACTATCCTTTGATGATTACTGAAGACAATACCGATAAAAAATCAAAAGAAAAAGACAAGGATAAAGTGGAAGACACTGATGATAATGTAATTGACGCCAAAACTAAAAGAATCTACACGCGTGACCAGATTTTAATGACTGGGTTATTAGATGGAGAAGAAATGCATTTTATTGTAAACCACTGGCCTTCTAGAAGAGGAGGGGAAAAGAAAAGTAGCCCATTACGTGAAGCAGCCGCAGCTTTAAACAAAAAAATCATTGATTCTTTACAAGCGATCAACCCCAATGCTAAAATTTTTACAATGGGCGATTTAAATGACGGACCATTCAACAAAAGTGTAAAAGAAGTTTTAGGCGCAAAAGGTGATGAAAAAGAGGTAAAACCGCTAGGTCTATATAACCCGGCCGAAAAAATGTTAAAGAAAGGAATTGGAACTTTAGCTCATCGTGACGCTTGGGATTTCTTTGACCAAATTATTTTCACAGAACCTTTATTACGCAAAGATTATTCTTCTTGGAGGTATTGGAAAGCTGGTGTGTATAACAAACCTTTTATGATTCAACAAACGGGTCAATATAAAGGATACGCACTCCGAAATTCATCTACTGAACCAGGATTCTCAGACCACTTCCCTTCTTACATTTATTTAATTAAAGAAGTAAAATAA
- a CDS encoding 3-hydroxyanthranilate 3,4-dioxygenase: MAVAKPFNLTKWLDENKHLLKPPVGNKNLYVESEDYIVMVVAGPNARKDYHYNETEELFYQLEGSITVYIQDEGEKKAMHLGPGDMYLNPAKIPHSPSRTSNSIGLVIERKRNHLPVKDGLQWYCDKCNHKLHEVYFELHNIEKDFLSHFKDFYSSEEKRTCNNCGTVMESDPKFI, translated from the coding sequence ATGGCCGTAGCAAAACCCTTTAATTTAACAAAATGGTTGGATGAAAACAAGCATTTACTAAAACCTCCTGTTGGAAACAAAAATCTATATGTAGAATCTGAGGATTATATTGTAATGGTGGTTGCCGGACCAAATGCCCGAAAAGATTATCACTATAACGAAACCGAAGAATTATTTTACCAATTAGAAGGTTCTATAACGGTTTATATTCAAGACGAAGGTGAAAAAAAAGCCATGCATCTTGGCCCTGGTGATATGTATTTAAATCCTGCTAAAATACCGCACTCTCCTTCTAGAACTTCAAATTCAATTGGATTAGTTATCGAAAGAAAACGCAACCACTTACCCGTAAAAGACGGTCTACAATGGTATTGCGATAAGTGTAATCACAAACTACATGAAGTGTATTTTGAATTACACAATATCGAAAAAGATTTTCTAAGTCATTTTAAAGATTTTTATAGTTCTGAAGAAAAAAGAACTTGTAATAATTGCGGAACAGTTATGGAAAGTGATCCAAAATTTATTTAG
- the amaB gene encoding L-piperidine-6-carboxylate dehydrogenase — protein MSTIAQQFGIAEALKQLGVKDINPGSSTGSNWFANGEIIESYSPVDGQLIGKVQATTAADYEKVMAAATEAFKEFRTMPAPKRGEIVRQFGNKLRELKEPLGKLVSYEMGKSLQEGYGEVQEMIDICDFAVGLSRQLNGQVIPSERPGHVMREQWHPIGVVGIISAFNFPVAVWSWNTALAWICGDVCVWKASEKAPLCSIACQNIIADILKENGLPEGISCIVNGDYKVGEMITTDTRIPLVSATGSTRMGRIVGAKVAERFGKSLLELGGNNAIIITPTADLKVVVPGAVFGAVGTCGQRCTSTRRLIIHESVYDTVRDAIVGAYGQIKIGNPLDEKNHVGPLIDTDAVNTYLAAIEKAKAEGGNVLVEGGVLTGEGFESGCYVKPAIIEAENHFEIVQHETFAPILYLMKYSGEVENAIELQNGVAQGLSSSIMTNSMKEAEKFLSYAGSDCGIANVNIGTSGAEIGGAFGGEKETGGGRESGSDAWKVYMRRQTNTVNYSDQLPLAQGIKFDL, from the coding sequence ATGTCAACAATAGCTCAACAATTCGGTATTGCTGAAGCGCTTAAACAATTAGGCGTAAAAGATATTAATCCAGGTTCTTCAACAGGTTCAAATTGGTTTGCCAATGGCGAAATTATTGAATCGTATTCACCAGTAGACGGACAATTAATTGGTAAAGTTCAAGCTACTACAGCAGCAGATTATGAAAAAGTAATGGCAGCAGCTACAGAAGCTTTTAAAGAATTCAGAACTATGCCTGCTCCAAAAAGAGGAGAAATCGTTCGTCAATTCGGAAATAAATTAAGAGAATTAAAAGAACCGCTAGGAAAATTAGTTTCTTATGAAATGGGTAAATCGTTACAAGAAGGCTATGGTGAAGTTCAGGAAATGATCGACATCTGTGACTTTGCTGTTGGTTTATCGCGTCAATTAAACGGACAAGTTATTCCTTCTGAAAGACCTGGTCACGTAATGCGTGAGCAATGGCATCCAATTGGAGTAGTAGGAATTATTTCTGCTTTCAATTTCCCCGTTGCAGTTTGGTCTTGGAACACGGCTTTAGCTTGGATTTGTGGTGATGTATGTGTATGGAAAGCTTCTGAAAAAGCACCTTTGTGCTCTATTGCTTGTCAAAATATAATTGCTGATATCTTAAAAGAAAACGGATTACCTGAAGGTATCTCTTGTATTGTAAATGGAGATTATAAAGTAGGTGAAATGATTACTACTGACACTCGTATTCCTTTAGTTTCTGCTACAGGTTCCACTCGTATGGGAAGAATTGTAGGTGCAAAAGTTGCAGAGCGTTTTGGTAAATCATTATTAGAATTAGGTGGTAACAACGCTATTATTATTACGCCTACTGCCGACTTAAAAGTGGTGGTTCCTGGTGCTGTATTTGGCGCTGTGGGTACTTGTGGACAACGTTGTACATCTACTCGAAGATTAATTATTCATGAATCAGTTTATGATACGGTTCGCGATGCAATTGTGGGTGCGTATGGACAAATCAAAATTGGTAATCCATTAGACGAGAAAAACCATGTAGGTCCATTAATCGATACGGATGCGGTTAACACGTATTTAGCTGCCATTGAAAAAGCAAAAGCTGAAGGTGGTAACGTTTTAGTAGAGGGCGGTGTATTGACAGGAGAAGGTTTTGAAAGTGGTTGTTACGTAAAACCGGCTATCATTGAGGCTGAAAATCATTTTGAAATTGTTCAACACGAAACTTTCGCTCCTATTTTATACTTAATGAAATACAGCGGAGAAGTTGAAAATGCAATTGAATTACAAAATGGTGTAGCGCAAGGTTTATCATCATCTATTATGACCAACAGCATGAAAGAAGCTGAAAAATTCTTATCATATGCAGGTTCTGACTGCGGTATTGCTAATGTAAATATCGGGACTTCTGGTGCAGAAATTGGTGGTGCTTTTGGTGGTGAAAAAGAAACTGGTGGTGGTCGTGAATCAGGTTCTGATGCATGGAAAGTGTACATGAGAAGACAAACCAACACGGTTAACTACTCAGATCAATTACCTTTAGCACAAGGAATTAAATTTGATTTGTAG
- a CDS encoding PhnA domain-containing protein: MSIVTEKRLRDRSGNTCEISGVDENLVVYVVEPKTEAIPENCILIAQSLKEQIENKELMNPNDWRGLSDSMWNENLPVQIVSWRMLARLKNHDLLDMMYLDEDALEWAKATGEDEDEEGKIIHKDSNGNILQDGDSVVLIKDLDVKGANFTAKRGAAVHNIKLVWDNAEQIEGRVENQHIVILTQYVKKTK; this comes from the coding sequence ATGAGTATAGTTACAGAAAAAAGATTAAGAGACAGAAGTGGTAACACTTGTGAAATCAGTGGTGTAGATGAAAATTTGGTGGTTTATGTGGTGGAACCCAAAACAGAAGCAATACCAGAAAATTGTATTTTAATTGCTCAATCGCTAAAAGAACAAATTGAAAATAAAGAGTTGATGAATCCCAACGATTGGAGAGGTTTGTCAGACAGTATGTGGAATGAAAATTTACCAGTTCAAATTGTATCTTGGCGTATGTTGGCACGTTTGAAAAATCATGATTTATTAGACATGATGTATTTAGATGAAGATGCGTTAGAATGGGCGAAAGCTACAGGCGAAGATGAAGATGAGGAGGGTAAAATTATCCACAAAGATTCAAATGGAAATATTTTACAAGATGGTGACTCAGTGGTTTTAATTAAAGATTTAGATGTAAAAGGCGCTAATTTTACGGCTAAACGTGGAGCTGCTGTTCATAATATTAAATTGGTTTGGGATAATGCGGAACAAATTGAAGGACGTGTTGAAAACCAACATATTGTAATTTTGACGCAATATGTGAAGAAGACGAAATAA